The DNA region CGCTGTTCCTGCTGATCCTGCTGCGCTCGGTGTTCCCCAAGGAGATCAACCCCATCTTCGCGCTGTACGTGATCCTGGGCATTCTGGCCTTCATCAACTGGGGCGGCCTGGCCCGCGTCACCCGCGGGCAGCTGCTCAGCGTGCGTGAACAGGACTTCGTGTCGGCCGCCAAGAGCCTGGGCGCCAGCGACAACCGCATCATGATCCGGCACATGCTGCCCACCATGACCACCTACGTCATCGTGACCACCTCGCTCGCCATTCCCGCCACCATCCTCACCGAGTCCGGCCTGAGCTTCCTGGGCATCGGCGCGGTGGAACCCTACGCCTCCTGGGGCAGCCTGCTCAAGCAGGCGCAGGACGGCGGCCTGAGCAGCCTGAACTCCCGCCCGTGGGTGCTGATTCCCGGGTTCTTCATCGTGTTCACCGTCATGTGCTTCCAGCTACTCGGCGACGGCCTGCGCGACGCCTTCGACCCCAAAAAGCGCTCCTGAGCTGGCCCGGGCGCGCCGCCCCGTGTGGCCGGATTCCCTGGCCGCACCCACCCATCAGCCCGAACCCCGCATCCCTGAACGGTTGTATGATGCGCTACGTGTTTAAATCGGAGGAACCATGACCCATCAGGGTGAAGTCCTGCTGGCCGTGAACGGTCTCAAGACGTACTTCAGTACCGACGACGGTGTCGTCAAGAGCGTGGACGGCGTGACCTTCCACATCAACAAGGGCGAGACGCTGGCCGTCGTCGGCGAGTCCGGCTCGGGCAAGAGCGTCACCAGCCTGTCCGTCATGCGCCTGATTCCCACGCCGCCCGGCAAGATCGTCGAGGGCGAGATTCTGTTCACCGGCAAGGACGGCGTGCAGAAGGACATCGTGAAGATGAGCGAAGCCGAGATGCGCAAGATCCGCGGCAACGACATCAGCATGATCTTCCAGGAACCCATGACCAGCCTCAACCCGGTCTACACCGTCGGCGACCAGATCGCCGAGGCGGTCATGCTGCACCAGGGCAAGAACAAGAAAGAGGCCATGGGCGTCGCCACCGACATGCTGAAGTTCGTGGGCATCCCCGCCCCCGAAAAGCGCGTGAACGAATACCCGCACCAGATGTCCGGCGGGATGCGTCAGCGCGTCATGATCGCCATGGCGCTGTCGTGCAACCCCGCCCTGCTGATCGCCGACGAGCCCACCACCGCGCTCGACGTGACCATCCAGGCGCAGATCCTGGACCTGATGCGCAAACTGCAGAAGGACATCGGCATGAGCATCCTGTTCATCACGCACAACCTGGGCGTCGTGGCCGAGATGGCCGACCGCGTCGTCGTGATGTACGGCGGCCGCGTGGTCGAGGAAGGCGACGTCATCGAGATCTTCAAGGCGCCCCGCCACCCCTACACCATGGGCCTGCTCAACTCCATCCCACGCCCCGGCGAGGCGCACGAACCCGGCCAGCCCAAGGGCCGCCTGGAAGCCATTCCCGGCAACGTCCCCAACCCGCTGAACCTGCCGCCCGGCTGCGCCTTCGAGCCGCGCTGCAAGTTCGCCGTTCCCGACTGCACCAAAGCCGTCCCGGCCCTCGAGGACACCGGGCACGGCCACATGGCCCGTTGCATCCGCTGGCGTGACTTCGCGCAGGCCCAGACCGAGGTGACTGCATGACCGCCACCACCGCACAGACCCGCCGCACCATGCCCGCCACGGGCGACACGCTGCTCGAAGTCAACAACCTCGAGAAGTACTTCCCCATCCGCGGGGGCCTGCTCTCCCGCGTCGTCGGGAACGTCAAGGCCGTCAACGACGTGTCCTTCAAGATCGGCCGCGGCGAAGTGGTCGGCCTCGTGGGCGAATCCGGTTCCGGCAAGACCACCGCCGGCCGCGCCATCCTGCGCCTGATCGAACCGACCGGCGGCCAGGTGCTGTTCAACGGCACCGACATCACCAAGCTGTCCAAGGGGCAGATGCGTGACTACCGCCGCGAGATGCAGATCATCTTCCAGGATCCCTTCGCCAGCCTGAACCCCCGCATGACCGTCAGCGACATCATCGGCGAGGCCATGCAGATCCACAACCTGCACCCCGGCAAGGGCCGCATCGACCGCATCGCCGAACTGCTGCAGAAGGTCGGCCTGCGCCCCGAGCACATGCGCCGCTACCCGCACGAGTTCTCCGGCGGCCAGCGCCAGCGCATCGGGATCGCCCGCGCCCTCGCCGTGGACCCCGCGTTCATCGTGGCCGACGAGCCCGTCTCGGCGCTCGACGTGTCGATCCAGGCGCAGGTCGTGAACCTGCTGCAGGACCTGCAGGAAGAACTGGGCCTGACCGTGCTGTTCATCGCGCACGACCTCGCGGTCGTGGAGTACATCTGCGACCGGATCATCGTGATGTACCTGGGCCGCGTCATGGAGATCGCGCCCAGCCGCCAGCTGAACACCAACCCCAAGCACCCGTACACCGAGGCGCTCCTCTCGGCCGCGCCCGTGCCGGACCCCACCATCAAGCGCCAGCGCATCATCCTGGAAGGCGACATTCCCAGCCCGATCAACCCGCCCAGCGGTTGCGTGTTCCGCACCCGTTGCCGCTACGCGATCGCGGACTGCGCGAACATCGTCCCGGAACTGCGTGAAGTCAGCCCCGGCCACTTCAAGGCCTGCATCCGCGACGACATCCTGTAAGCGCCGCGCAGCACACCCGTCCGCGCAGAACGGACAGCCCGCCAACCCCACCGGGAAGGCGGGTTTTTCTGTTCCTATTCTGACGGGCACTCTCACATCTCATAATGAGTGCCGGGTCACCATGCAGGCATGACCAAAGCGTTCCCGGCCGTCCTGCCCACCCTCGCCGCCCTCGCCCTCGGGAGCGCCGGCGCCACCGACCTGCGCATCTACCCCAGCTTCACCGAGGTCCGCCAGCCCGTCACGGCCACCGGCACCAGCCTGAACGTCACGCTGCCCCAGTCCGCCTGGGAAAGCGTGCTGCCCGGCAGCCTCGACCTCGAAGGACTGCCGTTCAGCAGCGCCGCCCAGACCCTCCAGAGCAACTGGCTGAGCAGCCTCGAAGGCCAGACCGTGTTCCTGCGCCGCGGCGACACCACCGAACCCGTCACCCTCGTGCGCGCCCGCGACCTGCTCGTCCGGGACGCCCAGGGCCGCTTCTTCAACGTCCGCTTCGAGGACCTGTCCTTCAGCGCCGCGCCCCCCCTGAACCCCCAGAGCCCCAGCCAGACCCTGACCTACACCCTGCCCCGCGCCGGAACCGGCACCCTGACGTACCTGACCCGCGCCGTCAGCTGGAGCCCCCGCTACACCCTGAACGCCAGCACCGCCGGCGCGAACCTGAACGCCCTGGCCGACCTGCGCAACAGCACCGACCTCGCCTACGACGTGCAGAACACCGAACTGTACGCCGGAGACGTCACCGTGCAGGCCAACCCGCAGGCCGAGGCTGGATTCGCCGCCGACATGGTCATGCGCGCCGTCCCCTCCGCGGTCGCCCCCGCCCCCAAGATCCAGACCCAGGGTGAACTGCGCGGCCTGACCCGCTACGACCTGACCACGCCCTTCACGCTGCCCGCCAACTCCGTCATCACCCTGCCGTTCCTCACGCCCAAACTCAGCCGATTCGAACGTTACGCCGGCCTGAACACCTACTTCGGCACCGACACCCGCACCGGCACCCTCAACCGCTCGTACCGCCTGGAAGCCGACCAGCGCCTCCCCGCCGGCCCCCTCACCGTCCGCGAGGACGGCCGCCTCGTCGGCCAGACCACCCTTCCCGACACCCGCAAGGGCGGCACCATCGAACTGAGCCTCGGCGAGGACCCCGACATCGAGTACACCCGCACCGTCCAGCAGACCGCGCAGGTGAAAGACGCCAAGGGCAACGTCACCAAGACCACCTACCGCGTCACCTACGCCCTGGAAAGCAGCAAGGACCGCGCCGTCCGCGCCGAGGTCACCGAACGCATCGGCGGGCGCGTGATCATCATCGACACCGGCACCCCCGTCCGCAACCAGGGCGCCGCCAACCTGCGCGTGGACGTGCCCGCCAACGGCAAGGTCAGCAAGAGCTTCACCGTCGTGATCGACAACAGCTGAAGCCTTAGCGGAGTCTGGACCTTCGGGGTGTTCCTCGGGGGTCCTTTTCGTTGGCGGCCCCACCCCCCAGCCCCCTACCCCAGAGGGGCAGGGGGGGCTTACGTTGGCACTGGGCAAGAGTTTTGATTGGCGCGGCGTGTTTGTGTCGGGCGGTGACGTGTCCGGCTTCGACGCCATCCTCCGCCCCCTTCGCAGGCCCGCGCGCTGCGCGCACGACGGCCGGTGGCAGTCGGCGGTCAGGTGAGCGGTGGGACGCTTCGCGTCGCTGATCGACTTTCTTTGAGCCTTGCTCCTCCCCCTTGAGGGGGGAGGCCGGGTGGGGGTGGTTCACAGCCCACTCGTTCAGAGGATGCCGCCCAGGTACTCCAGCACGTTCACCTTCACGGGCATGAAGTACGCGTGCTGCTCCCGCTGACGGGCGAAGGCCAGGAGGTCACGGGCGAACGCGCGGTTGCAGTCCAGGGTGGGCGTGAACGTCCGGGGGAACACCGCGTGGTTCCGGGCACGCCAGTAGTTGAAACTGGCCTCCGTGAGGATGCTCGTCGCGCCCCACCACACGTCCGTGCCGTCCGGCAGGAGGTCCGCCCAGGTGTCCAGCAGGCGCAGGTCGAAGAACGGCTGCGTGAAGAACCCGGCCGCGCCCGCGTCCAGCTTGCGCTCCAGGTAATCACGTTCGCGCACGAACGACTGCCGGTAAGGGTCCAGCCCCGCGTACACGCGCAGGTGCGGCGCGTCGCGGTTCAGGCGGCGGATCAGGTCCACGGCGTCCTGGTCGTACACCCGCGCGCTCATGTCGATCGGGGCGTCCCCGGTCACGACGAGCACCTCGCGGATACCCTGCGCCTCCAGCAGCGGCAGGAACGGCAGCGGCTCACGCGGGTTGAAGTCCACGGCCCGCAGGTGCGGAATCGCCGCGAACCCCGGCCGGGCGAAGCCACACCCCACCCAGGACCGCAGCGAGTACCGCGTCAGGTCCGGCACGTTCACGGTATCCACGCCGCTCAACGCGCCCGCCACCTCCGCGATCTCCGCACGCAGACCCGAACGGGACCGCGGCACCAGCTCCACGGACACGCGGGTCACTGGCCGCCTCCGGCGGCAGTCGATGGTTGATGGGTGACGGTTGATCGGTGTTGTCTTTCAACCATCAACTGTTCACCATCAACACCCGCAGGGTCGTACGCGAGGATCGGCCCCAGCCAGCGTTCGGTCTCCTCGATGCTCTGGCCCTTGCGGCGGGCGTAGTCCAGGGTCTGGTCGCGGCCGATGCGACCCACGGCGAGGTAGCGGGCCTCGGGGTGCGCGAAGTACAGGCCGGACACGGCGGCGGCGGGCCACATGGCGCAGGATTCCGTGAGTTCCAGGCCGATCTCGGCGGCGTTCAGCAGGGCGAACAGGGTGCGTTTCTCGGTGTGGTCGGGCTGCGCGGGGTAGCCGGGTGCCGGGCGGATGCCCTGGTAGCGCTCGCGGATCAGGTCGTCGTTCCCCAGCGTTTCCTCGGGCGCGTACCCCCAGTGCCGCACGCGGACGTCCCGGTGGAGTTTCTCCGCGAAGGCCTCGGCCAGCCGGTCGGCGATCGCCTTGACCAGAATGGCGTTGTAATCGTCGTGCTGCGCCTCGAAGGCGGCCGCGAGCTCCTCCGCGCCGTGAATCGCCACCGCGAACGCGCCGATGTGATCCCCGTCCGGCAGGATGAAGTCCGCCAGCGCCGCGTTCGGCGTGGCCTGGTCGCGCTGCTGGCGCAGGGTGTGGAGGCGCGCGGCAGGCGGATGGCTGATCGCGGATGGCTGCCCACCTGCCATCTGCCATCTGCTATCTGCTGCAACCACGATGTCGTCCCCGTCGCGCGTGGCGGGCCACAGGCCGATCACGCCGCGTGCCGTCAGGAGGTTCTCGTCGATCACGCGGCGCAGCAGCTCCTGCGCGTCGGCGAACAACTTGCGGGCTTCCTCGCCGCGCAGGGGGTCGGTGAGGATGTTCGGGTAGATGCCCTTCATCTCCCAGGCGATGAAGAACGGTGTCCAGTCGATGAAGTCCAGCAGCTCGGCGATGGGCTGCTCGATGATCTGACGGCCCGGTTCGCGCGGGGCGGGGGCAGGGGTGGGGGAGACCTGGGGTGCGCGGGCGCGGGCCTCCCCGATGGGAATGAGGCGCACCTGCCGCCCGCCGTGCCGTTCGCGCAGCGCGTCGTACTCCTCGCGCACGCGGTCCTGCACGCCTGCCGGGTCGGCCAGCAGGTCGGCGGTGGTCGTCACGGCGCGGCTGGCGTCCAGCACGTGCACCACGGGGCCTGGGTAGGCGGGGTCGATCTTCACGGCGGTGTGCGCGCGGCTGGTGGTGGCCCCGCCGATCAGCAGGGGCAGGGTCAGGCCGCGTCGGGTCATCTCGCGGGCCACGGTGACCATCTCGTCCAGGCTGGGGGTGATCAGGCCGCTCAGGCCGATGACGTCCGCGCCGATCCGCTCGGCCTCGTCGAGGATCCTCTCGGTGGGGACCATCACGCCCAGGTCCGTGACCTGATAGCCGTTGCAGGCCAGCACCACCCCGACGATGTTCTTGCCGATGTCGTGCACGTCGCCCTTCACGGTCGCCAGCAGGACCTTGCCCTTGCCGCCGGCCTCCTGCTTCTCGGCCTCCATGTACGGCGTGAGGTACGCCACGGCGCGTTTCATCACGCGGGCGGACTTCACGACCTGCGGCAGGAACATCTTCCCGGCCCCGAACAGGTCGCCGACGACGTTCATGCCGTCCATCAGCGGCCCCTCGATGACCTTCAGCGGCGACCCGAGTTCCTGGTATGCCTCCTCGGCGTCCGCGTCGACGAAGTCCGCGATGCCCTGCACGAGCGCGTGCTTCAGGCGCTCCTGCACCGGCAGGTCCCGCCAGGGGCTGCCCGCGCCGACCTCACGCTTCACGCCCTTGTAGCGGTCGGCGAGTTCCAGCAGGCGTTCGGTGGCATCACTGCGGCGGGCCAGGATCACGTCCTCCACGGCGTCGCGCAGCTCGGGTTCGATGTCCTCGTACACGGCGAGCATCCCGGCGTTCACGATGCCCATGTCCAGCCCCGCACGGATCGCGTGGTACAGGAACACCGCGTGCATCGCCTCGCGCACGTGGTTGTTGCCCCGGAAGGAGAACGACACGTTGCTGATCCCGCCCGACACCAGCGCGCCCGGCAGGTTCGCCTTGATCCAGCGGGTCGCCTCGATGAAGTCGATGGCGTAGCGGTCGTGCTCCTCGATGCCGGTCGCGACCGTCAGGACGTTCGGGTCGAAGATGATGTCCTGAGGCGGGAAGCCCACCTGTTCGGTCAGCAGTCGGTAGGCGCGGGAGGTGATCTCGATGCGCCGCGCGAGGTTGTCCGCCTGCCCCTGCTCGTCGAAGGCCATCACGACCGCCGCCGCGCCGTAGCGCCGCAGCAGGCGGGCGCGTTCCAGGAACTTCGCCTCGCCGTCCTTCAGCGAGATCGAGTTCACGACCGCCTTGCCCTGCACGCGCTTGAGGCCCGCCTCCAGGATCTCCCACTTGGAGCTGTCGAGCATCAGCGGCACGCGGCTGATGTCGGGCTCCCCGGCCAGGAGGTTCAGGAACTTCACCATGGCGGCCTCGCCGTCCAGCATGCCCTCGTCGAAGTTCACGTCCACGATCTGCGCGCCGTTCTCGACCTGCTGCCGCGCGATCTTCAGGCCCGCGTCGAAATCCCCGGCCAGGATCGCCTTGGCGAACCTGGGGCTGCCGGTCACGTTGGTGCGCTCGCCGACGTTCACGAAGTTCAGTTCCGGCGTGACGTTCAGCGGCTCCAGGCCGCTCAGGCGCAGCACGGCAGGCTGCTCGGGGGCGGTGCGTGGTGTGATCCCGCGCACCGCCTCGGCAATCGCGCGGATGTGCTCGGGTGTGGTGCCGCAGCACCCACCCACGATGTTCACGAGGCCCTCGCGGGCGAAGTCGGCCAGCACGCTCGCCGTGTGCTCCGGCGTCTCGTCGTACTCGCCGAAGGCGTTCGGCAGACCGGCGTTCGGGTGGACGGACACCAGCGCGTCCGTGTTCGCGGCGATCTCGCGCAGGTGCGGGCGCAGCAGGTCGGCGCCCAGCGCGCAGTTCAGGCCCAGGCTGAACAGGTTCGCGTGACTGGTGCTGATCGCGAAGGCCTCCGGCGTCTGCCCGCTCAGCGTGCGCCCGGAGGCGTCCGTGATCGTGCCGGACAGCATGACCGGCAGGGTCTTGCCGGTGCGGGCGAAGGCCTCCTCACAGGCGAACAGCGCCGCCTTGGCGTTCAGCGTGTCGAACACCGTCTCCAGCAGCAGCAGGTCCGCGCCACCCGCGATCAGGCCCTCGGCGGCCTCCGTGTACGCCGCGACCAGATCGTCGTAGGTCACGTTGCGGAACTCCGGGCGTTCCACGTCCGGCGAGAGGGTCGCCGTGCGGTTCGTCGGGCCGATGCTCCCGGCCACCCAGCGGGGCCGCCCGTCGCGGGCCGTGAACCCGTCGGCCACCTCGCGGGCCAGCCGGGCGCCCTGCACGTTCATCTCGTAGGCCATGGCTTCCGTGCCGTAGTCCGCCTGACTGATCGTCGTGGAGTTGAAGGTGTTCGTGCTGGCGATGTCCGCGCCCGCCTCGAAGTACGCGCGGTGCACGGCGCGGATCACGTCGGGCTTCGTCAGTTGCAGCAGGTCGAAGTTCCCCCGGTACATCCGCAGCGGGTCCGCCCCGTCCCACCTGAAATCGGCCTCGGTCAGCCCGGCCTGCTGGAGCTGCGTGCCCCACGCCCCGTCCAGAATCAAGATCCGCTTGCGCGCCTCGGCGCGAATATCCGTGCTCATGGTCCACCCCTGTCTCAAAACAGAGGCCGCCCGGCGGCGGCCTCGAAAGTCGTTTCACGCGCGAATGCTGCGCCGCTCCTGGGCCATCGTCCCCGCTCGCGCCATCGTCGGCGCACCCACGCAGGTCTTCTCTGAAAGCACCGCTGCCGCAATGAGGGCCGGTTGCCACGCCATCACAGGGCAGAAAATTCCCTCCGGCGACTCTGGATGACCACGCCCGGCGGGCGCGGTTCCCGGCAGGATACCGCACCCCCACCACCGGAAAAGGGGGGTGGGGTGGACAGGCCCACACGCCGGCCGGCGCTACCCGACCGTGCCCTGCGCCGCCGGGTACGACCCGATGATCTTCGCGTAACTCGCCTTGCGCAGCACCCCCGCCAGCGCCTGCGCCACCCGCGGATCACGGGCGTCCCCCTCGATGTCCACGTACATCAGGTAACTCCAGGCGCGGTCGCGGCGCGGGCGGCTCTCGATGCGGCTCAGGTTCAGGCCGCGCAGCTCGTTCAGCGTCTCCACCAGGAAGCCCGGCGTGTGCCGCACCGCGAACACCAGACTCGTCTTGTGCGGCGCGTCGCTCGGCGTGGGCTCGGCGCGCGACAGCACCATGAAGCGCGTGAAGTTGTACGGCTCGTCCTCGATCTCGCGTTGCAGCACGTTCAGGCCGTACAGTTCCGCCGCGCGGCTGCTGGCGATCGCCGCGAGGTCCCGCTCGCCGCTCTGCGCGAGGTTCTTGGCGCTGCCGGCCGTGTCGTGCGCCGCGACCGGCTGCCACCCGTGCCGGCGGATCAGGACCGTGCACTGGTCCAGCGCCGGCTGCTGGCTCGCCACGCGCCGGATGTCCTCGAGCGCCACGCCGGGCAGCGCCATCAGGCAGTGAGACACCCTCACCACGACCTCGCCGGACACGTGCAGGTCCGTTTCGGTCAGCACGTCGATCGCCTGGTGAATGGCGCCCATCAGGCTGTTCTCGACCGGCAGCACCCCGAAGTCCGCCTCGCCCGTCTCGACGGCCCGCGCGACCTCATGGAAGGTGGGATACCCGCGCGTCTCCACGTCACGGCCCTCGCCCAGGGCGTTCAGCGCGGCGATCTCACCGTAGGAACCGGGGTTTCCCTGAAAGGCGACGGTCAGGCGGGCAGCGTGGTCACTCATGCGCCCGAGGCTACCGCACCGCGTCCCAACCTACCCTCCGGGCCGATAGACGTGGATACAGTGAAGGGCGTGACCCTGACCATGCCCGACCCGATCCTCGATCTGGACGCCTGCTCCCTGGCCGCCGCGACCCGCCGCGGCGACCTGACCGCCAGCGAGGTGACGCAGACGTACCTGACCCGCCTGCACGCCCTGAACCCGCGCCTGCGGGCCGTCATCACCGTGAACGGGGCCGCGCAGCGTGACGCGGACACCCTGGACGCCCTGCCGGTCGAGCGGCGCGGCCCGCTGCACGGCGTGCCCCTGCTGATCAAGGACAACATCGACGTGGCGGGCCTGCCCACCACCGCCGGCAGCCTGCTGCTGCGCCAGCACGTGCCGGAGCGGGACGCGCCGCTCGTCGCGCGGTTACGCGCGGCCGGCGCCGTGATCCTGGGCAAGGCGAACATGACCGAATGGGCGAACTTCATGACGCTCGGCATGACCAACGGGTACTCCAGCGCCGGCGGTCAGACCGTCAACCCCTGGGAGGACGGACGCGACACGGGCGGCAGCAGCAGCGGCAGCGGCGTGGCCGTCGCCGCGCGCCTGTGCGCCGCCGCGATCGGCACCGAGACCAGCGGCAGCATCGTCAGCCCCGCCCACCAGAACGGCGTGATCGGCCTGAAACCCACCCTGGGCCTCGTGCCCCGCACCGGCATCGTGCCCATCAGCCACAGCCAGGACACCGCCGGACCCATCACCCGCAGCGCCCGCGACGCCGCACTGATCCTGGGCGTGATCGCCGGACCCGACCCGCAGGACGAGGCCAGCCGGCGACTGCCGGTCCCGGACCTGCGCCTGCGCGACGGCGTGCTCGGAGACGCGCACGTCGGCATCATCCGTGACGAACCGCACGTCAGCCCGGCCGAGCAGGCGGCCCTCGCCCACCTGTGCGGGCGACTGGAAACCCTGGGCGTCACCCGGCGCGACGTGACCTTCCCCACCCGTCCGGAACTCACGGCGGGCGGCTGGACCATGGAAGTGCTGGAGTACGAGTTCAAGGGCGACCTGAACGCCTACCTGAGCGGGGTCACGGACGGCCCGCGGTCCCTGCAGGACGTCATTGAGGCGAACGACCGCGACCCGGACCGCCTGCTGCGCTACGGCCAGACCCTGCTGCACGCCGCGCAGGGCACCCGCGGGGACGCCGGCGAACAGAATTACCGCCGCGCCCGCCAGCGAGACCTGGACCTGACGCGCACGCGCGGCTTCGACCAGCTGTTCGCGCGGGGCCTGGACCTGCTGGTCTTCCCGGGCATTCACGGCTGCGGCCTGGCTGCCAAGGCCGGGTATCCCAGCCTCGCGCTGCCCGTCACGC from Deinococcus depolymerans includes:
- a CDS encoding methylenetetrahydrofolate reductase, producing MTRVSVELVPRSRSGLRAEIAEVAGALSGVDTVNVPDLTRYSLRSWVGCGFARPGFAAIPHLRAVDFNPREPLPFLPLLEAQGIREVLVVTGDAPIDMSARVYDQDAVDLIRRLNRDAPHLRVYAGLDPYRQSFVRERDYLERKLDAGAAGFFTQPFFDLRLLDTWADLLPDGTDVWWGATSILTEASFNYWRARNHAVFPRTFTPTLDCNRAFARDLLAFARQREQHAYFMPVKVNVLEYLGGIL
- a CDS encoding amidase family protein gives rise to the protein MPDPILDLDACSLAAATRRGDLTASEVTQTYLTRLHALNPRLRAVITVNGAAQRDADTLDALPVERRGPLHGVPLLIKDNIDVAGLPTTAGSLLLRQHVPERDAPLVARLRAAGAVILGKANMTEWANFMTLGMTNGYSSAGGQTVNPWEDGRDTGGSSSGSGVAVAARLCAAAIGTETSGSIVSPAHQNGVIGLKPTLGLVPRTGIVPISHSQDTAGPITRSARDAALILGVIAGPDPQDEASRRLPVPDLRLRDGVLGDAHVGIIRDEPHVSPAEQAALAHLCGRLETLGVTRRDVTFPTRPELTAGGWTMEVLEYEFKGDLNAYLSGVTDGPRSLQDVIEANDRDPDRLLRYGQTLLHAAQGTRGDAGEQNYRRARQRDLDLTRTRGFDQLFARGLDLLVFPGIHGCGLAAKAGYPSLALPVTPPDQDGAPGGVLLVAPAGQDGRLLSLAAAINRELGGVRFPAV
- the metH gene encoding methionine synthase, translating into MSTDIRAEARKRILILDGAWGTQLQQAGLTEADFRWDGADPLRMYRGNFDLLQLTKPDVIRAVHRAYFEAGADIASTNTFNSTTISQADYGTEAMAYEMNVQGARLAREVADGFTARDGRPRWVAGSIGPTNRTATLSPDVERPEFRNVTYDDLVAAYTEAAEGLIAGGADLLLLETVFDTLNAKAALFACEEAFARTGKTLPVMLSGTITDASGRTLSGQTPEAFAISTSHANLFSLGLNCALGADLLRPHLREIAANTDALVSVHPNAGLPNAFGEYDETPEHTASVLADFAREGLVNIVGGCCGTTPEHIRAIAEAVRGITPRTAPEQPAVLRLSGLEPLNVTPELNFVNVGERTNVTGSPRFAKAILAGDFDAGLKIARQQVENGAQIVDVNFDEGMLDGEAAMVKFLNLLAGEPDISRVPLMLDSSKWEILEAGLKRVQGKAVVNSISLKDGEAKFLERARLLRRYGAAAVVMAFDEQGQADNLARRIEITSRAYRLLTEQVGFPPQDIIFDPNVLTVATGIEEHDRYAIDFIEATRWIKANLPGALVSGGISNVSFSFRGNNHVREAMHAVFLYHAIRAGLDMGIVNAGMLAVYEDIEPELRDAVEDVILARRSDATERLLELADRYKGVKREVGAGSPWRDLPVQERLKHALVQGIADFVDADAEEAYQELGSPLKVIEGPLMDGMNVVGDLFGAGKMFLPQVVKSARVMKRAVAYLTPYMEAEKQEAGGKGKVLLATVKGDVHDIGKNIVGVVLACNGYQVTDLGVMVPTERILDEAERIGADVIGLSGLITPSLDEMVTVAREMTRRGLTLPLLIGGATTSRAHTAVKIDPAYPGPVVHVLDASRAVTTTADLLADPAGVQDRVREEYDALRERHGGRQVRLIPIGEARARAPQVSPTPAPAPREPGRQIIEQPIAELLDFIDWTPFFIAWEMKGIYPNILTDPLRGEEARKLFADAQELLRRVIDENLLTARGVIGLWPATRDGDDIVVAADSRWQMAGGQPSAISHPPAARLHTLRQQRDQATPNAALADFILPDGDHIGAFAVAIHGAEELAAAFEAQHDDYNAILVKAIADRLAEAFAEKLHRDVRVRHWGYAPEETLGNDDLIRERYQGIRPAPGYPAQPDHTEKRTLFALLNAAEIGLELTESCAMWPAAAVSGLYFAHPEARYLAVGRIGRDQTLDYARRKGQSIEETERWLGPILAYDPAGVDGEQLMVERQHRSTVTHQPSTAAGGGQ
- a CDS encoding ABC transporter ATP-binding protein; the protein is MTHQGEVLLAVNGLKTYFSTDDGVVKSVDGVTFHINKGETLAVVGESGSGKSVTSLSVMRLIPTPPGKIVEGEILFTGKDGVQKDIVKMSEAEMRKIRGNDISMIFQEPMTSLNPVYTVGDQIAEAVMLHQGKNKKEAMGVATDMLKFVGIPAPEKRVNEYPHQMSGGMRQRVMIAMALSCNPALLIADEPTTALDVTIQAQILDLMRKLQKDIGMSILFITHNLGVVAEMADRVVVMYGGRVVEEGDVIEIFKAPRHPYTMGLLNSIPRPGEAHEPGQPKGRLEAIPGNVPNPLNLPPGCAFEPRCKFAVPDCTKAVPALEDTGHGHMARCIRWRDFAQAQTEVTA
- a CDS encoding oligopeptide/dipeptide ABC transporter ATP-binding protein, whose translation is MTATTAQTRRTMPATGDTLLEVNNLEKYFPIRGGLLSRVVGNVKAVNDVSFKIGRGEVVGLVGESGSGKTTAGRAILRLIEPTGGQVLFNGTDITKLSKGQMRDYRREMQIIFQDPFASLNPRMTVSDIIGEAMQIHNLHPGKGRIDRIAELLQKVGLRPEHMRRYPHEFSGGQRQRIGIARALAVDPAFIVADEPVSALDVSIQAQVVNLLQDLQEELGLTVLFIAHDLAVVEYICDRIIVMYLGRVMEIAPSRQLNTNPKHPYTEALLSAAPVPDPTIKRQRIILEGDIPSPINPPSGCVFRTRCRYAIADCANIVPELREVSPGHFKACIRDDIL
- a CDS encoding DUF4139 domain-containing protein, which codes for MTKAFPAVLPTLAALALGSAGATDLRIYPSFTEVRQPVTATGTSLNVTLPQSAWESVLPGSLDLEGLPFSSAAQTLQSNWLSSLEGQTVFLRRGDTTEPVTLVRARDLLVRDAQGRFFNVRFEDLSFSAAPPLNPQSPSQTLTYTLPRAGTGTLTYLTRAVSWSPRYTLNASTAGANLNALADLRNSTDLAYDVQNTELYAGDVTVQANPQAEAGFAADMVMRAVPSAVAPAPKIQTQGELRGLTRYDLTTPFTLPANSVITLPFLTPKLSRFERYAGLNTYFGTDTRTGTLNRSYRLEADQRLPAGPLTVREDGRLVGQTTLPDTRKGGTIELSLGEDPDIEYTRTVQQTAQVKDAKGNVTKTTYRVTYALESSKDRAVRAEVTERIGGRVIIIDTGTPVRNQGAANLRVDVPANGKVSKSFTVVIDNS
- a CDS encoding prephenate dehydratase, which produces MSDHAARLTVAFQGNPGSYGEIAALNALGEGRDVETRGYPTFHEVARAVETGEADFGVLPVENSLMGAIHQAIDVLTETDLHVSGEVVVRVSHCLMALPGVALEDIRRVASQQPALDQCTVLIRRHGWQPVAAHDTAGSAKNLAQSGERDLAAIASSRAAELYGLNVLQREIEDEPYNFTRFMVLSRAEPTPSDAPHKTSLVFAVRHTPGFLVETLNELRGLNLSRIESRPRRDRAWSYLMYVDIEGDARDPRVAQALAGVLRKASYAKIIGSYPAAQGTVG